From Marinifilum sp. JC120:
GATCACCAAAGAAAAAGCCCGTGAATTGAAAGAAGTGGGTCTTTCCTATGTAGGTATTTCCATTGACGGAACCGAAGAGACCCACGACAAATTCCGTGGTGTTCCCGGTTCTTACAAGAAAGCACTTCAGGCTGTTGAGAACTGTAAAGCCGAAGGGCTGAAAGTCGGTCTGCGTTTCACCATCAACAAACGCAACTGGACTGAAGTACCTTCCGTATTTCAGGTTCTGCGCGACCTCGAAGTTCCCAGAGCATGTTTCTACCATCTGGTATACTCCGGCCGTGGTTCCGAGCTCATCAAAGAGGATCTGACCCACGCTGAAAGCCGCCAGCTGCTTGACCTGATCATGGACGAGACTAAAGCTCTCTACGATGCAGGCATGCCTAAAGAAATCCTCACCGTTGATAACCACGCTGACGGTGTATACGTATACCAGCGTCTGCTGAAAGAAGATCCCGAGCGCGCTAAAGAAGTGCTTGAACTGCTTCAGTTCAACGAAGGCAACAACTCCGGTCGCGGTATCGGTTGTATCTCCTGGGATGGTCAGGTTCATGCCGACCAGTTCTGGCGCAATCACACCTTCGGCAACGTTCTGGAACGTCCTTTCTCAGAAATCTGGATGGACGAAAAGATCGAACTTCTGCACAAGCTCAAAGATAAAAAAGCCCACGTTGGCGGACGCTGTGCTGAATGTCGCTACCTGAACATCTGTGGCGGTAACTTCCGTGCCCGCGCTGAAGCATACCACGGCGATATCTGGGCAGAAGACCCGGCTTGTTACCTCACTGACGAGGAAATCAAAAAGGACTAGGCCCGCCTGTTTTGACAAGATTTGCAAGACAGTCGTCCTGTCGACGATAGATATTACTAAATCCCGGCGGGCCTACAAGGTCTGCCGGGATTTGTTTTTGATTTGATGCGCTTCGCGCTATTAGATAAATGATTTCGCCTCCGGCTGCCAAAGGGGATAATCCCCTTTGGAATCCTTAACGGTTTAAATTGCCGAGGCTTCAACAAACATCATCTCGCTAACAAGGCGAAGCCCTAATAAAAGTTTTTGGGATTCTTAAACCCTTTTTACAAAAAGGGTTTAAGCCCCCGGAGGGCCGCCGGAGGCATTTATATGGTATTCGACTTTCATAGGGGACGCAGACTTAGGCGCACCCCGATTATTCGTGATCTGGTCAGGGAAACCACTCTTTCCGCCAATGATCTTATGATGCCCTACTTCGTCTATGAAACAGACGATGAAAATTTCAAAAAAGAAGTTTCCTCCATGCCCGGTCAGTTTCAGCTCAGCCTGAAACAGCTGGAAATTAAAGTGGAGGAAGCTATTGCAAACGGACTGAAAAGCCTGATCCTCTTCGGCATTCCCGCTGAAAAGGACCCCGCAGGCACTCAGGCCTACGCCGAGGACGGCATTGTGCAGCAGGCCGTGCGCATGCTGAAAAAACGCTGGCCCGCGCTGCTGGTCTGTACTGACGTGTGTTTGTGTGAGTTCACCTCCCACGGACATTGCGGACTTGTTAAGGATGAAGAAATCCTCAACGACGCAACTCTGGACCTGCTGGCTAAAACAGCCCTCTCTCACGCCAAGGCTGGAGCGGACATGGTCGCACCGTCTGACATGATGGACGGACGTGTTGCCGCTATCCGTGAGATTTTGGATGAAAACGGCTACGCCGACCTGCCACTCATGTCCTATGCGGTTAAATATGCATCCGGCTACTATGGTCCTTTCCGTGAAGCAGCGGAAGGCGCACCCCAATTCGGCGACCGCAAAACCTATCAGATGGACCCGGCCAACGCCCGTGAAGGCCTGCGTGAAGCAGCAGCCGACGTGATCGAAGGTGCGGACATCCTCATGGTAAAACCTGCCGGACCTTACATGGACATTATCCGCCAGACCCGTGATAATTTCGACCTGCCCGTGGCAGCTTATCAGGTCAGCGGTGAATATTCCATGATCAAGGCTGCGGCCTTGAACGGCTGGATCGACGAAGAATCCGTGGTCCATGAATCCCTCATCGGCCTGAAACGGGCAGGAGCGGATTTGATTCTGACCTACTTTACCGAAGACGTACTCAAAAGACTGAGCGAGAAATAATATGAGCGATAAAAAAATGACAGGTGGACACCCCGGCGGACATCCGGGTGGCGGTCATCCCGGTGGAAAAACCGGACATCCCGGTGGCGGACATCCCGGAGGACATCCGGGCGTACATCCCATCCCCCAGAAGAATGCTGACGGCTCACCGCCGCTCAGACTTATTGCATGGGAAATCACCCGCTCCTGCAACCTTGCCTGCAAACATTGTAGAGCTGAAGCACACCCCGAACCTTATCCGGGTGAGCTTTCCACCGAAGAAGCAAAAGCACTTATCGATACCTTCCCTGAAACCGGGGACCCGATCATCATCTTCACCGGCGGCGAACCGCTGCTGCGCCATGATGTTTTCGAACTGGTCTCCTACGCCAATGACAAGGGTCTGCGTTGCGTAATGGCTCCCAACGGAACCCTGCTTACCGCAGAAAATTCCGTACAGCTCAAGGAAGTTGGCGTTCAGCGTTGCTCAATCTCCATTGATGCGAAGGAAGCTAAATATCACGACGAATTCCGTGGCGAAAAAGGTGCATTTGATATGTCCATGCAGGGCATCCAGTATCTGAAAGATGCCGGAATCGAGTTCCAGATCAATACCACTGTGACTCGTAACAACCTGCACATGTTCAAGGATATCTTCCATCTGGCAAAAGACCTTGGAGCAGCCGCATGGCACATTTTCCTGCTGGTTCCCACCGGACGTGCAGCGGAACTTGGGGCGGAAGTAATTTCTGCTGATGAATACGAAGAAGTCCTTAACTGGTTCTACGATTTCCAGAAAACCACCGACATGCAGCTCAAGGCCACCTGCGCACCGCATTATCACCGCATTCTGCGCCAGCGGGCCAAAGAGGAAGGCATTCCGGTCAACTTTGAAAACTTCGGCCTGGATGCGGTCAGTCGCGGCTGTCTCGGCGGTGTAGGATTTTGTTTCATATCACATCGCGGACAGGTACAGCCCTGCGGTTATCTTGACCTTGATTGTGGTAACGTGCGCGAAATTCCTTTCCCGGAAATCTGGGCAAAATCACCGCAATTCCTGAATCTGCGCAACCCCGACACATATGATGGCAAGTGCGGTCACTGTGAATACGAAAAAGTTTGCGGCGGCTGCCGTGCGCGCGCCCAGACCATGGAAGACAACTATCTCGGACCTGAACCGCTCTGTTCTTACGAGCCTAAGAAGAAGCCAAAGACTAAAAAATAACCCGTATATTTTATCAACCACAACGCTTACGGCGAAGCCTTAATAAAAGGTTTAAGAACCCGGCAGGGCCGCCGGAGGCTTTCTAAAGGACAAATACATGGACGCAGTAGATAAAAATATTCTCGGCATTATCCAGTCTGGGTTCCCCATTGTTTCCCGCCCTTACGAAGAGATCGGCAAAATGGTTGGTGTATCCGAAGACGAGGCTCTTTCACGGGTGAACGTCCTGCGCGAAGACGGTGTTATTCGCCGCGTAGGTGCCAACTTCGGTTCCCGTGAACTGGGCTGGCATTCCACTCTTTGCGCAGCAAGTGTGCCCGAAGATAAAATTGATGAATTTGTAGCCGAGGTTAACCGCCACAGCGGAGTTACCCACAACTACCTGCGTGAAAACGACTTCAACATCTGGTTTACCTTCATCGGTCCGGACAAGGAGACCGTACAGGCCACTCTCAGCGCAATTACTGAGAAGACCGGTATCCGCGTTCTCTATCTGCCCGCCACCAAAATGTTCAAAATCAAGGTTGATTTTGACATGAAGGAAGACAAGGAGAAAAAATAATGGCAGCCAAGGAAACCATCATTTCCCCATCCCTACTTTCCTGTGACTTCAGCCGTCTTGCCGACGAACTGAAAGCACTGGAAGAAGCGGGCCTCAAGTGGGCGCACCTCGACGTTATGGACGGAAAATTCGTGCCCAACATCACCTTCGGGCCTCCGGTAATCAAGTCCATGCGCAAGGAATGCAATTTGTTCTTCGACTGCCATCTCATGATCGAGCAGCCCGAACGCTACATTGATGAATTCTGCGATGCCGGGGCTGATCTGCTCTGTATCCACGCCGAATCCACAGTACACCTTGAGCGCGCAGTGGCAGCCATTGCCGAACGCGACGTGAAACCCGCAGTTGCCCTCAATCCCGCTACACCGCTGGAATCCATCAAATACCTGCTTCCGCAGCTGCACATGGTGCTGATCATGTCCGTCAACCCCGGTTTCGGCGGTCAGAAATACATCCCCTTCTGTACCCAGAAGGTACGTGATCTGCGAGCTATGATTGATGAAATGGGTGCCGACACCCTTATCCAGCTGGATGGTGGCGTGACCATGGAAAACTGTCGTGAACTGGTCGAAGCAGGCGCGGACGTGCTTGTTTCCGGCTCCGCGTTTTTCAAATATCCGCCTTACGCAGAGAGACATCAGCTTTTTCTGGAGACCTGCGCAGGCTAGTTTTCCGGTGCTGGGTAAGGGAACTTTTGCACGAGTATGCCCTTACCCAGCCCTAACGCCCTTCAGATAAGATCCACTTATTACTTTATCACACATACATCCTTAAGACTTTCGCACGATTTCAGCAGATCTCCCGGTGTGGTAAACATGTTTCCATAGTCATTCAAGTCACGCAGTAATTGGGGAACATTCTGCGTTGACAACTCCAATGTCTGCCCAGAAAGGGCAAGGCTATGCGCGTACGCAAATTGCGAAACCGCCTCAACAAATTCATCGGAAACAGTCCCCGCAACCTCCTTGGAGTTATCTAAAAATACTTCCTGTAATTCCTTGCACAACTCCTCACCTGAAGGGATCATTTCCTTCTCTAGCTCAAAAGCGGATGCCAACAGTCTTTGTCTTTCCGGCAATTCAGCTTGATCCAGTTTATCCAAAACCTGTTCAATTACATTTTTTTCCTCCAGCTGTGCCGTTGCAGACTTCTGTAGGAGTCCCCCTTTAAATTTGAGTTTATATTTAGGACCAGCATTGGCATAACATTGAGCCACAAACTGCGAACACACCATCGGGGCCTTACCGGGACTTTGATGCTTATGTATATATTCGACGATTGAAGCTGTTATTTTTTTGAAAATTTTGATCATAATTCGCTGCCGAGCCGTACTGGGCGTGAACTTTCTGTATAAAAGCAACAGTCCCACAAAATACAAGCCACTTTGATCGTATGGTTCCTTATCATTAAGATAGGCATTAGCGACAGCTATAACTGGAACCATAGGCAACTCATTTTTCAAACGTCGGACAGTAATCTCCCTGCCCTTAAAGCGCTCAAGCGCTTTATTGGTTGCTACCTGAGGAGGACTCTCTTCAATAATCAGCTGCTTGGGAACATCATAAAACATTGCAGCATGACTCACAGGTGCATCAGTTAAAAATGTAATCGCCCACGAAATAAAACTACCCTTTTCAGCTGAAAAAAGCAGGACATCACCTGCTTCTACATTTCTAATATTCATATGTACTCCCTATTTAGCGCAACTAAACTAGGCATGAAAAAGACTCTCACCACCGACACTACAAATATTATAACATACCCACTTACAAAATAGCTAAGATATTTTCCATATGAACAATTTAATCCTTTCCAACCCACTCTTCTTCTCAAATTTCCAATAAACCTTCTATCCTACCGATTCTGATGGTATAGTGCAGTTAAATTTCCGTAAAAATTTGCAAATACTATGGGAACAACGGCAGCATGTCTTTCAAAAATACATTTCTTATACTAATCTTGACTATATCTATAGCGTTACCCGCATTTGCTGCTGAAAAATGGACGATAACCTCTTTGGACTGGCAACCTTATTCAGGAAAGAATTTACCTGATCAGGGCAAATCCATAGTAAAGCTACGGCAGGCCCTGCAATTAAACAGCATCAAGCTTGAGGTAAAATTTCTCCCGTGGGCCAGAGCCAAAGCCATGGCAACCCAACCTGGGTACATTGGCTATTTTCCTGCGTGGCCGGAAGAAGTAAATGAAGGATTTATCGCGTCCCCACCCGTTGACTGGTCTCAGATTGCCATCATGTCACGGGGAGAAAGAACAATCCCTGCCGATCTTGATTCATTATTTTCCACCCATATTGTCGGGCTCATACGAAGCTATGTATACCCGAAAGAAATAGAAGAAGCGGCCAACCGACACAAAAACAACGTAGACGAAGCACCGGACGAAAATTCACTTGTCAAAAAACTAGCCCGCGGAAGATGCGATATTGCGATCACTGACCCGGCAGTAATGAAGTATTACGCTGAACAAAATAAAATTGAGGACATTGTTGTTTTGAAGCAGATTTGCAAAATCCCCCTGGTTATGGCGATCAAA
This genomic window contains:
- the rpe gene encoding ribulose-phosphate 3-epimerase, translated to MAAKETIISPSLLSCDFSRLADELKALEEAGLKWAHLDVMDGKFVPNITFGPPVIKSMRKECNLFFDCHLMIEQPERYIDEFCDAGADLLCIHAESTVHLERAVAAIAERDVKPAVALNPATPLESIKYLLPQLHMVLIMSVNPGFGGQKYIPFCTQKVRDLRAMIDEMGADTLIQLDGGVTMENCRELVEAGADVLVSGSAFFKYPPYAERHQLFLETCAG
- a CDS encoding Lrp/AsnC family transcriptional regulator, with the protein product MDAVDKNILGIIQSGFPIVSRPYEEIGKMVGVSEDEALSRVNVLREDGVIRRVGANFGSRELGWHSTLCAASVPEDKIDEFVAEVNRHSGVTHNYLRENDFNIWFTFIGPDKETVQATLSAITEKTGIRVLYLPATKMFKIKVDFDMKEDKEKK
- the ahbD gene encoding heme b synthase, which produces MSDKKMTGGHPGGHPGGGHPGGKTGHPGGGHPGGHPGVHPIPQKNADGSPPLRLIAWEITRSCNLACKHCRAEAHPEPYPGELSTEEAKALIDTFPETGDPIIIFTGGEPLLRHDVFELVSYANDKGLRCVMAPNGTLLTAENSVQLKEVGVQRCSISIDAKEAKYHDEFRGEKGAFDMSMQGIQYLKDAGIEFQINTTVTRNNLHMFKDIFHLAKDLGAAAWHIFLLVPTGRAAELGAEVISADEYEEVLNWFYDFQKTTDMQLKATCAPHYHRILRQRAKEEGIPVNFENFGLDAVSRGCLGGVGFCFISHRGQVQPCGYLDLDCGNVREIPFPEIWAKSPQFLNLRNPDTYDGKCGHCEYEKVCGGCRARAQTMEDNYLGPEPLCSYEPKKKPKTKK
- the hemB gene encoding porphobilinogen synthase; this encodes MVFDFHRGRRLRRTPIIRDLVRETTLSANDLMMPYFVYETDDENFKKEVSSMPGQFQLSLKQLEIKVEEAIANGLKSLILFGIPAEKDPAGTQAYAEDGIVQQAVRMLKKRWPALLVCTDVCLCEFTSHGHCGLVKDEEILNDATLDLLAKTALSHAKAGADMVAPSDMMDGRVAAIREILDENGYADLPLMSYAVKYASGYYGPFREAAEGAPQFGDRKTYQMDPANAREGLREAAADVIEGADILMVKPAGPYMDIIRQTRDNFDLPVAAYQVSGEYSMIKAAALNGWIDEESVVHESLIGLKRAGADLILTYFTEDVLKRLSEK
- the ahbC gene encoding 12,18-didecarboxysiroheme deacetylase yields the protein MIGISKLYCGAVESSDALRYGRESGKLPSHLLQFSKDKKPVVVWNMTRRCNLKCVHCYAQAVDPDGQDEISTSQAKTIIDDLAAFGAPVMLFSGGEPLVRKDLVELASYATSKGMRAVISTNGTLITKEKARELKEVGLSYVGISIDGTEETHDKFRGVPGSYKKALQAVENCKAEGLKVGLRFTINKRNWTEVPSVFQVLRDLEVPRACFYHLVYSGRGSELIKEDLTHAESRQLLDLIMDETKALYDAGMPKEILTVDNHADGVYVYQRLLKEDPERAKEVLELLQFNEGNNSGRGIGCISWDGQVHADQFWRNHTFGNVLERPFSEIWMDEKIELLHKLKDKKAHVGGRCAECRYLNICGGNFRARAEAYHGDIWAEDPACYLTDEEIKKD